The Gracilimonas sediminicola sequence GCTCTAAAACACAAAAATTGTTTTTGATTTGCAGATTTTGCTTTATCGGGCTCGTTTACCCAATGGAATTTTAAAACCCGATTCGTGCTTTAGTGATTTGGTGGCATTAATTTTTCACAGTTCTTGTTTCCTAAGTTACGTTACAGTTTGTACCTTTAAAAGCTAATTATGGCTCAATTTAAACTTCACTCACCTTACAAACCCGCAGGCGACCAGCCCACTGCCATTGCCGAACTTACGGAAGGCATCAATGCGGGCGACAAATTCCAGACCTTACTTGGGATTACCGGCTCCGGAAAAACACGAACCGTTGCCAATGTTATTGAAAATGTGGAGAAACCAACCCTGGTGATGAGCCACAACAAAACGTTGGCTGCACAGCTTTACCGGGAGCTCAGTGACTTCTTTCCCGAGAACCGTGTTGAGTTTTTTATATCCTATTACGATTACTACCAGCCGGAAGCCTATATCTCTACGCAGGATAAATACATCGAAAAAGATTTGTCCATCAATGAGGAGATTCAGCGACTGAGGCTGCGGGCAACCAGTTCCTTGCTTTCAGGGCGGCGGGATGTGATCATTGTTTCCTCGGTAAGTTGTATTTTTGGTATCGGCTCTCCTTCAGAATATGAAAAGCTGATTCTTACTCTGAAAAAAGGGCAGGAAATTCCCCGAAATACCATTCTATATGATTTAGTAGATCTGCATTATAACCGAAATGACCTGGATTTTAAACGCGGTACTTTTCGGGTGCGGGGTGATGTCATTGATGTGTACCCGGCTTATTCGGATGAAGGATTGCGCATCACTCAATGGGGAGATGAAATTGAATCCCTCCAGCTTTTTGATGTAAATGACGGTACGGTCCATGATTCGGTTGATGAATTTCGGGTTTACCCGGCTTCCCATTATGTAACGTCCAAGTCCCGTCTTGAGCAGTCTATAGAACAAATCAGGGAAGAACTTGAATGGCGCCGGCAGGTCTTAATTGATGAAGAAAAATTTCTGGAAGCCAAGCGCATTGAACAGCGCACCCTGTTTGATATTGAAATGATTCAGGAGATTGGCTATTGCTCAGGTATCGAGAACTATTCCCGCTATTTGAGTGCCCGAAAACCCGGCGAGCGCCCATACTGCCTGCTCGATTATTTCCCCGATGATTTTCTTGTGGTGGTGGATGAAAGCCACCAGACCATCCCTCAAATTTCCGCTATGTATGGGGGTGACCGATCCCGTAAAGTAGAGCTGGTTGAACATGGATTTCGCCTTCCCTCTGCGCTTGATAACCGGCCTCTTACTTTTGACGAGTGGGAAGGACTGA is a genomic window containing:
- the uvrB gene encoding excinuclease ABC subunit UvrB: MAQFKLHSPYKPAGDQPTAIAELTEGINAGDKFQTLLGITGSGKTRTVANVIENVEKPTLVMSHNKTLAAQLYRELSDFFPENRVEFFISYYDYYQPEAYISTQDKYIEKDLSINEEIQRLRLRATSSLLSGRRDVIIVSSVSCIFGIGSPSEYEKLILTLKKGQEIPRNTILYDLVDLHYNRNDLDFKRGTFRVRGDVIDVYPAYSDEGLRITQWGDEIESLQLFDVNDGTVHDSVDEFRVYPASHYVTSKSRLEQSIEQIREELEWRRQVLIDEEKFLEAKRIEQRTLFDIEMIQEIGYCSGIENYSRYLSARKPGERPYCLLDYFPDDFLVVVDESHQTIPQISAMYGGDRSRKVELVEHGFRLPSALDNRPLTFDEWEGLINQAIFVSATPSDYELEKSGGVYTEQIIRPTGLMEPEIEIRPLGNQVDDLLAEIQEKVEKKERVLVITLTKRLSEELSEYLKNLGISAAYMHSELNALERIEVLYKFRRGDFDVLVGINLLREGIDIPELSLVAIMDADKEGFLRSETSLFQIVGRAARNVGGKAILYADKITNSIQKVVDETRRRRKLQEEYNEKHGITPETIKKELKPLVDPALISNQSFDFAGKDEEADEDALEVVKVAEDGIQYKASPAMKEVTFESKDKLIEHLRETMVHAAKNMEFEEAARIRDQIAQLEQEL